From the genome of Bacteroidales bacterium:
TTACGGAAATTGAGAATTACTTCAAGCAAAACCCTAAAATAAATGCTGCATCAATAGATTTTCAACATCCCGTTTCAGGAAATGATTTTTCGGAAGATATTTACAGAAACATTATACAATATGAACTTCATTTACGATATTTTATTGAAGCTTTAAGATTTGCAAACTTCCCTTTTGCCTATCACACAATAGGTTCGAGCTTTGCAGTTAGAGCCGATGTTTATGCAAAGCAGGGCGGAATGAACAGACGCAAAGCAGGCGAGGACTTTTATTTTCTGCAAAAAATTATTCAACTCGGTAATTACGGCGAAATAAATACGACAAAAGTAATTCCCTCTCCCCGAATTTCTGACAGGGTACCTTTCGGAACAGGTGCGGCTGTTAAAAAAATGATTGAAAATAACGAAACAACTTATTTGACATATTCTTTTGAGCTTTTTGAAATGATTAAACAATTTTTTATTGAAAAGAATTCTTTTTATCTTAAATATTCATTAAAAAAAGTTCCTGAAACTATCTCAGAGTTTTTAAAAATTAATAAATTTGAAGAAGATTTGAAAAAAATCAAAAAAGAAAGTCCGAATATAAATACATTTCAAAAAAAGTTTTTTGAATGGTTTAATGCTTTCAGGGTAATTAAGTTTTTAAATTTCGCACATGAAAAATATTATAAAAAGCAATGCGTAAAAAATGAAAGTATTAAATTATTAAAAATATATCATCCTGAAATAAAAGTTGATAACAACAATACAAAATTATTAAATATTTACAGAAAAATCCAAATCCATAAAAATGAAGAGTTATAAAGTTTTAATCACAAGTTTATTCTTGCTTTTTTCAATATTTATTCAAGCACAGGAGAATTCAACAACAGAAAAATCATTACTTTGGGAAATTTCCGGGAACGGTCTTGAAACTCCGTCATATATATTCGGAACAATACATCTTATCCCTGTTGAAGATTATTTTTTTACGGATGTTATGAAAGAAAAACTCCTGAGCTGCAAAACATTAGCATTAGAGATAGATATTAATATGTCTTTGGCGGATAAAATTGATATGGCAAAAAAAATAATGTTACCCGACGGAAAACGATTATCCGATTTTCTTACCGAAGAACAATATCAAGAATATTCTGCATATATTTTAGATTCATTAAAAATCAAAGAATCAAAATTTAAACAAATGAATATGCTGAAACCGATTTTTGCATCTTCAATAATTTTAGTAGAACTTCTCGGAAAAACAAAAACTTATGAGGAAGAACTTAATAAACTTGCAAAAAAGAAAGAACTAAATGTAATAGGTTTGGAAACAGCAGATTATCAGTTATGTATATTGAACGGAATTAGTTTAGAAAAGCAAATTGAAATGATATTTAAAGACGGTCTAAGCGGAAATCCGACAGAAGAGTTTCAAGAAATATTAGATGTTTATAAAGAACAAGATTTAGAAAAAATGAATGAACTTTTTAAAGCTGATGAAAGTTTGGCAGAATTCGGAGATGATTTATTGGTAAACAGAAATAAAAATTGGATTCCTGTTATGGAAAAACAAATGAAAAAAAACAGTATCTTTGTTGCTGTCGGTGCTGCTCATTTGCCGGGAGAAACCGGAGTTTTGAACTTATTAAGAAATAAAGGCTACACAATTACTGCAACTGACATTAAAAAATAGTAAAAAAAACTCTATGATTGAAATAAACTTGAAATTACTAAAACAGAAATTTCCTCAATTTGAAAAAAAAATGCTAAAGGAAATGCTCTCTTCCGGAATTGTAAAAGAAATTCCCGAAGCAGTAGAAGTTATCAGGCACGGTCAATATTTAAAGATGCTGCCGGTTGTGCTGGACGGTGTTGTTAAAGTTTACAGCCAATATGAAGATAAAGAATTTTTGCTTTATTATATCAAATCGCAAGAGAGTTGTATAATGTCAATGTCTGCCGTTTTGCATAACAGTCCGAGCCGTATATTTGCCGTAACCGGTACCGATACTGTTTTAATGATGTTCCCGGTTGATAAGGTAAAGAAGTGGGTAAAAACCAGTCCGGCATTTAATTCATTGTTTTATAATTTGTATGATGACAGATATTCAGACCTTATTAACACCTTAAACCAAGTTTTGTTTGAGAAACTTGATAAAAGATTATATGAATATCTACAGGAAAAATCAAAAGTTTCCGGCTTAAAAAAGATTAATATTACGCATAAAGTAATTGCAACAGAACTCGGAACTGCAAGAGAAGTTGTAAGCAGGATATTAAAAAAACTAGAAAATAACAAACAAATTATTCAAGGCAAAGGAAATATTGAACTTTTATACTAATTTATTTCAGCACTTACCCTGAATTGTAAAACACTGATTTAGAGTGTTGAACCCATCTCTGTCTTTTTTGTATTTTAGGATTCTGCCACATTTTTATACTATCCCAAAAATATTTTTAATTATTTTTCGTTTTTGTGACATTAGTTACAGAACATTGTTATAAAACATATTATATTTGTAAGTAATTAATGACAAATAATAATTAGTAGATTTGTTCATACTTCGTTCATTGCTGTTGACTCCCGAGTTTTTTAGAGTTCCTTGGGAGTCCGGCAATGACATTAAATCCTTATTTCATATTCCCGTTTTCTAATTTAAAATCAATTTAAAATGCTAAACAGTATAATCAATAAATATTTAAAAAATATTTTGTATATTGTTGCGTTATTAATTTTTACAAATAATAAAGTAACATCACAAGAACAACTGAAAACTGGCTCAAAAGCCCCTGAAATAAAAGCAATTGATCATGATAACAACACTTTTGTTCTGAGAGAAAAGTTAAAAGAAGGACCTGTTGTTCTTTTATTTTACAGAGGAGAGTGGTGTAAATATTGTAATTTGTATATGCACGATCTTGCAGATTCATTGTCTTTTGTCACAGATATGGGAGCTAATGTTGTTGCAATTACACCTGAAAGTAATGAATACATTGACATAACTATTGAAAAATCAAAAGCAACATTCAGCATTATTTATGATGAAGAGCACAAAATAATGGATGATTATAAAGTTACATGGCATGTCAGTAAATTTGCTAATTTTTTCTATAAATTAAGCGGAAAAAATTTAAATAAAGCAAATAATAATTCTGACAGAGCATTGCCGGTGCCTGCAACATACATTATAGATAAAGACGGAACAATAAAAGGTGGTTATTTTAATGAAAATTACACAAAACGAATGCCTGTAAGTGAAATAATAAAAGTGTTGAAAACTATATAACAAAATGTCGGTAAATTATAAAGAAACATTAGAAAAATTATTTGATATTATTATTAATTATATAGATGATAACTTTAAAAAAAATAATAAAGCAATAATTGAATACAGAACCCCTTCCGAATTAAAAAAAGAACTTTCTTTTAAAATTAAGAAAGCCGGTATTTCAGATAAAGAACTTTTAGATGAAGTTAATAACTATCTGAAATACAGTGTCAAAACGGGCGACAAACAATTTTTTAATCAACTTTATTCAGGCTTTAATATTCCCGGTTTTATAGGAGAAATAATTACAGCATTAACAAACACTTCAATGTACACTTTTGAAGTTGCTCCTGTTGCTACATTAATCGAAAAAGAACTTATCAATAAGATGTGCAATATTGTAGGGTTTAAAAACGGCTCCGGAATTTTTGTTACCGGAGGAAGCAACGCAAACCTTATTGCAATGTTTTCTGCCAGAAATAAAATATTTCAAGATGGAAAGACAAAAGGAATGTATAATGCAAAAATATTAACTGCATTTGTTTCGGATCAAGCACATTATTCTTTCGGAACAGCAGCAAATCTTCTCGGAATAGGTTCAAACAATCTTATTAAAATTAAATCTGACGAAAACGGAAAAATGATTCCGCAAGAGTTGGAAAAAGAGATTATTAAATCATTACAAAAGGGAGATTTACCGTTTTTTATTGCAGCAACAGCCGGCACTACCATGCTCGGAGCATTTGATGATTTCGGAAAAATAAATGAAATTTCAAAAAAATATAATTGCCGGTTTCATATTGACGGTTCATTCGGAGGTTCAATTCTTTTAAGTAAAAGCAAAAAACACTTATTTAAAAATGCCCAATTTGCTGATTCATTTGCCTGGGATCAGCATAAATTAATGAACGTACCTTTAGCTTCGTCAGTAATTCTTTTTAACGAAAATAATGTTCTCAAAAATAATTTAACAAAGCTCAAAACTGACTATATTTTTCATGAAAACGAAGAAGATAATTGTGATTTAGGCGAAAGTTCAATTCAATGCGGCAGAAGAAACGACAGTTTAAAACTTTGGCTTGCTTGGAAATATTTCGGAGATTCTGGTTATGAAAAACGAATTAATAACTTATTCAAATCGGTTGAATATCTGAAAATAAAAATAATTGAGCATAAAAATTTTGAATTATATGCAGAAGTGCAAACATTAACCGTATGTTTCAGGTATAATCCCGGTAAAGAGTATGATTTAAATGCCCTTAACTTAAAAATCAGAGAAGATCTTCGTAAAAGCGGAAAGTCTATGGTAAATTAC
Proteins encoded in this window:
- a CDS encoding Crp/Fnr family transcriptional regulator, producing MIEINLKLLKQKFPQFEKKMLKEMLSSGIVKEIPEAVEVIRHGQYLKMLPVVLDGVVKVYSQYEDKEFLLYYIKSQESCIMSMSAVLHNSPSRIFAVTGTDTVLMMFPVDKVKKWVKTSPAFNSLFYNLYDDRYSDLINTLNQVLFEKLDKRLYEYLQEKSKVSGLKKINITHKVIATELGTAREVVSRILKKLENNKQIIQGKGNIELLY
- a CDS encoding pyridoxal-dependent decarboxylase; protein product: MSVNYKETLEKLFDIIINYIDDNFKKNNKAIIEYRTPSELKKELSFKIKKAGISDKELLDEVNNYLKYSVKTGDKQFFNQLYSGFNIPGFIGEIITALTNTSMYTFEVAPVATLIEKELINKMCNIVGFKNGSGIFVTGGSNANLIAMFSARNKIFQDGKTKGMYNAKILTAFVSDQAHYSFGTAANLLGIGSNNLIKIKSDENGKMIPQELEKEIIKSLQKGDLPFFIAATAGTTMLGAFDDFGKINEISKKYNCRFHIDGSFGGSILLSKSKKHLFKNAQFADSFAWDQHKLMNVPLASSVILFNENNVLKNNLTKLKTDYIFHENEEDNCDLGESSIQCGRRNDSLKLWLAWKYFGDSGYEKRINNLFKSVEYLKIKIIEHKNFELYAEVQTLTVCFRYNPGKEYDLNALNLKIREDLRKSGKSMVNYGYINNQLIIRFVAANADIENNDIDTFFNNFLEIAQTVTKNINNKNADRFSNNNGMAPNSR
- a CDS encoding TraB/GumN family protein, producing the protein MKSYKVLITSLFLLFSIFIQAQENSTTEKSLLWEISGNGLETPSYIFGTIHLIPVEDYFFTDVMKEKLLSCKTLALEIDINMSLADKIDMAKKIMLPDGKRLSDFLTEEQYQEYSAYILDSLKIKESKFKQMNMLKPIFASSIILVELLGKTKTYEEELNKLAKKKELNVIGLETADYQLCILNGISLEKQIEMIFKDGLSGNPTEEFQEILDVYKEQDLEKMNELFKADESLAEFGDDLLVNRNKNWIPVMEKQMKKNSIFVAVGAAHLPGETGVLNLLRNKGYTITATDIKK
- a CDS encoding glycosyltransferase; its protein translation is MAFANTYFKRFQAKDAVINELPQKDLFLSIVIPVFDEPNLCRSLQSLKDCLMPEKSIEVIVVINSSENSPKHIIDLNRKIYKKAKVFAEQNSNQKIKFHILNFEKLPKKFAGVGLARKIGMDEALHRFNKLEKSDGLIAGFDADALVEENYFTEIENYFKQNPKINAASIDFQHPVSGNDFSEDIYRNIIQYELHLRYFIEALRFANFPFAYHTIGSSFAVRADVYAKQGGMNRRKAGEDFYFLQKIIQLGNYGEINTTKVIPSPRISDRVPFGTGAAVKKMIENNETTYLTYSFELFEMIKQFFIEKNSFYLKYSLKKVPETISEFLKINKFEEDLKKIKKESPNINTFQKKFFEWFNAFRVIKFLNFAHEKYYKKQCVKNESIKLLKIYHPEIKVDNNNTKLLNIYRKIQIHKNEEL
- a CDS encoding AhpC/TSA family protein — encoded protein: MLNSIINKYLKNILYIVALLIFTNNKVTSQEQLKTGSKAPEIKAIDHDNNTFVLREKLKEGPVVLLFYRGEWCKYCNLYMHDLADSLSFVTDMGANVVAITPESNEYIDITIEKSKATFSIIYDEEHKIMDDYKVTWHVSKFANFFYKLSGKNLNKANNNSDRALPVPATYIIDKDGTIKGGYFNENYTKRMPVSEIIKVLKTI